A single Heterodontus francisci isolate sHetFra1 unplaced genomic scaffold, sHetFra1.hap1 HAP1_SCAFFOLD_198, whole genome shotgun sequence DNA region contains:
- the LOC137364002 gene encoding probable G-protein coupled receptor 139 produces MHRPIQWVRNIFYVILAVIGVPVNLVSIVILSKGNCGLSSCTTRYLVAMSTADLLVIITEIILQRINDYYFPLNFLDLTFVCRSLYVLIRAAIDCSVWFTIAFTFDRFVAICCQKLQSKYYTRKTAIVVLATISILLCIKNTPIYFRYKPRRIIDNVEWRCSNKRSYFTDPRWIGFRMFEKALTPLLPFILILLLNALTFRHILVTSRVRQRLRGQSKKDNHRDSEMERRRKSLILLFTISGSFIFLWLVYVLYIFRIDHFLDDDSYYIFENVAYMLRNLSCCTNTFIYVAIQSEFREQLKSAVKRYNVSNSPILKHRTPVSSGDHGAEDAVDSMFSEQMAASAEKRCFSTRRTYIKQIGEKIFENRHWELEVQQQLRQRQINWRNEMNTTCWRVTVVTE; encoded by the exons atgcaccgaccaattcaatgggtcaggaacatattctatgtgatccttgctgtaattggcgttcctg ttaatttggtctcaattgtgatcctgtccaagggaaattgtggactctccagctgcaccacccgttaccttgtggccatgtcaacggcggatctactggtcattatcactgagatcatactccagagaatcaatgattattatttcccattaaatttcctggatcttacctttgtgtgtcgctctctctatgtcctgatccgtgcagccattgactgttcggtttggttcaccatcgctttcacatttgatcgatttgtcgccatttgttgccagaaactgcAATCGAAATATTACACCAGGAAAACTGCgattgtggttctagcaacaatcaGCATTTTGCTCTGTATAAAAAATactcccatctactttagatataaacctagacggataatcgacaatgtagaatggcgtTGCTCCAATAAGCGaagttattttactgaccctcgatggattggatttagaatgtttgaaaaagctttaacaccattattgccattcattttaattctgttgctgaacgctctgacgttcagacacattttagtgaccagtcgagttcgtcagagactgaggggtcagagcaagaaagataatcaccgtgactctgaaatggagagaagaaggaagtctctgattttactcttcaccatatctggcagcttcatatttctgtggttggtgtatgtgttatatatttttcgtattgatcatttcttagatgatgattcttattatatctttgaaaatgtaGCATATATGCTGcgaaatttaagttgctgtacgaacacatttatctatgtggccattcagtccgagttcagagagcagttaaagagcgcagtgaaa agatacaacgttagcaattctccaatcctcaagcaccgcacccctgtatccagtggGGACCACGGTGCTGAGGAcgccgtggatagcatgtttagcgaacaAATGGCTGCATCGGCAGAAAAGAGATGTTTTTCCACCAGGAGGA CTTATATCAAGcagataggagagaaaatatttgagaatCGCCACTGGgaattagaagtgcaacaacagctgagacaacgaCAAATCAATTGGAGGAATGAAATGAACACAACATG TTGGCGAGTAACAGTTGTTACAGAATAA